The DNA region GCGGCGGCGCACGGTCTGGTGCTGACGGATGGCGACGACCCGGAGGGCGCGGCCTGATCGGGCCGGGCGCGGACGCACGGACCGGCGGGTCGGCAGTGGCATCATGGCCTGTCGTGACCAGGACGACCGCCGCTGACTCCGCGCCCACCACCGCACCGGCCGGGGCGACGGTGCTGGACGGCAAGGCCACGCTGGCCGCCATCAAGTCCGAGCTGCGCGAGCGGGTGGCCGCGCTGGCCGAGCGGGGCGTGGTGCCCGGCCTCGGCACCATCCTGGTGGGCGACGATCCGGCCAGTCACTGGTACGTCGCGGCCAAGCACCGCGACTGCGCGCAGCTGGGCATCGCCAGCATCCAGCGTGAACTTCCGGCGGGCAGCACCCAGGCGGACGTCGAGGCCGTGGTCGACGAGCTGAACGCCGACCCGGCCTGCACCGCGTTCCTCATCCAGCAGCCCACCGGCCTGGACGAGTACGCCCTGCTGTCCCGCGTCGACCCGGTCAAGGACGTCGACGGCCTGCACCCGCAGAACCTGGGGGCCCTGGTCCTCGGGCATCCCGCACCGCTGCCGTGCACGCCGCTCGGCATCATCGAACTGCTCCGCCGCTACGACGTGCCGCTGAACGGCGCCCACGCCGTCGTCATCGGCCGGGGTCTGACGGTCGGTCGCCCGATGGGTCTGCTGCTGACCCGGCGCACCGAGAATTCGACGGTGACGCTGTGCCACACCGGCACCCGTGACCTGGCCGGCCTGGTCCGGCAGGCCGACATCGTGGTGGCCGCCGCGGGGTCGCCGGGGATCGTCACCGCCGACATGGTCAAGCCCGGCGCGGCGGTGCTGGACGTGGGGGTGAGCCGGGTGGACGGCCGGATCGTCGGCGACGTCGACCCGGGGGTGGCCCGGGTGGCCGGGTTCCTGGCGCCGAACCCCGGTGGCGTGGGTCCGATGACCCGGGCCATGCTGCTGGCCAACGTCGTGGCCGCCGCCGAACGGGCCTGACCGCCGCCATGACGGTCGACCGGCGGGTATTGCGGGCCATTCCCATCGCCGTGGTGCTGGCGGTGGTGGTGGTCGCCTTGGTGCTGATCTCGCTGGCCCACTGGCGGCGCGGCGCCTTCACCCTGGGCCTGGCGATGGGCGTGGCCGGCACCCTGCGCTGGGTGCTGTCCGAACGGTCGGCCGGGGTGCTCGCCGTGCGCGGGCGGCGGTTCGACGTGCTCTTCTACTACGGCTGCGGGCTCGGTCTGGTGCTGCTCACCGTGGCCTCGCTGCCGGTTCCGGAGTAACGCGTCGCTCCCAGCGGCAGTGGGCGGCGCCGCCGGCTAGGACCCGGCGCGTCCGTCCCGACCGGCTGCGGTATCGGGGTCGGCCAGGCGATCCGGACCCGGCGCGGAGCCTGGATCGGCCAGTCGATCCGGACCCGGCGCGGAGTTCGGGTCGGCCAAGCGGTCAAAGACGCGCAGCAGGGTCTGCGCTTCCTGCTCACCGAGGTGCGCGGTGAACTCCCGGGCGATGCCGGCGTCGTGGAGTGCGCGGGCCGCCTGGACGGCGCTGTGCCCCTCCTCGGTGAGGCTGACCAGCACGCCGCGGCCGTCGCGGGGGTCGGGTTCGCGGTGCACGAGGCCCTGCTCGCTGAGTCGGGTCACCTTGCGGGAGAGTCCGGGCTGGGACAGCACGACCCGATCGACGAGGTCCTTCAGTCGCAGTCGGCCACCGCTGTCGGCCACCTGCAGCAGGACCTCGTAGGTGCTCAGCGGCACCTTGCCGGCCTCGTCGAGATCGCGGGCCAACCGGCCCACGATGCGGGCGTGGGCGCGGACCATCCGGGGCCAGACGTCCGCGCGGACGCTGTCGGTGGCGGAGGTCACCGCGCCGTCGGCGTCGGGTGCGGGCGTGCTGCTGTCGGTCATGGGCGTTCCCTGGCTCTCGATGCCGTCCACCAGCAGGGCCACCTTTCGGTCACCCCGCCGCGCCCCGACGCTGCAGCCTGACGGTACGGTCTGACGGA from Nakamurella flava includes:
- a CDS encoding bifunctional methylenetetrahydrofolate dehydrogenase/methenyltetrahydrofolate cyclohydrolase, with the translated sequence MTRTTAADSAPTTAPAGATVLDGKATLAAIKSELRERVAALAERGVVPGLGTILVGDDPASHWYVAAKHRDCAQLGIASIQRELPAGSTQADVEAVVDELNADPACTAFLIQQPTGLDEYALLSRVDPVKDVDGLHPQNLGALVLGHPAPLPCTPLGIIELLRRYDVPLNGAHAVVIGRGLTVGRPMGLLLTRRTENSTVTLCHTGTRDLAGLVRQADIVVAAAGSPGIVTADMVKPGAAVLDVGVSRVDGRIVGDVDPGVARVAGFLAPNPGGVGPMTRAMLLANVVAAAERA
- a CDS encoding DUF3017 domain-containing protein, whose product is MTVDRRVLRAIPIAVVLAVVVVALVLISLAHWRRGAFTLGLAMGVAGTLRWVLSERSAGVLAVRGRRFDVLFYYGCGLGLVLLTVASLPVPE
- a CDS encoding MarR family winged helix-turn-helix transcriptional regulator, translated to MTDSSTPAPDADGAVTSATDSVRADVWPRMVRAHARIVGRLARDLDEAGKVPLSTYEVLLQVADSGGRLRLKDLVDRVVLSQPGLSRKVTRLSEQGLVHREPDPRDGRGVLVSLTEEGHSAVQAARALHDAGIAREFTAHLGEQEAQTLLRVFDRLADPNSAPGPDRLADPGSAPGPDRLADPDTAAGRDGRAGS